The Streptomyces cynarae genome contains a region encoding:
- a CDS encoding molybdopterin-dependent oxidoreductase, whose translation MNPERPQEPDAPEPPATGTPIGRRVLLGTLGLGALGVIAAPTLQRGLESVLGGVAGKDPTGLTGLLPNGGGFRYYSVTASVPHLGETSYRLTVNGLVDHPKTYTLADLRALPQTRLVHDVQCVTGWRVPKTPFEGVRLSALLDAAGVQSSAAAVRFSCFDGAYTESLTLDQARRDDVLVALKMQDKPVTHDHGGPVRLYVAPMYFYKSAKWLSGITVTRDVRPGYWEERGYDVDAWVGRSNGRDDAPTS comes from the coding sequence GTGAACCCTGAACGACCGCAAGAGCCGGACGCACCCGAGCCCCCGGCGACCGGTACCCCGATCGGCCGCCGGGTGCTGCTGGGCACCCTGGGACTCGGCGCGCTCGGCGTGATCGCGGCGCCCACCCTCCAGCGCGGCCTGGAGTCCGTGCTCGGCGGTGTCGCCGGCAAGGACCCGACGGGACTGACCGGACTGCTGCCCAACGGCGGCGGCTTCCGCTACTACTCGGTGACCGCGTCCGTCCCGCACCTGGGCGAGACGAGCTACCGGCTCACCGTGAACGGCCTGGTCGACCACCCGAAGACGTACACCCTGGCCGACCTGCGCGCCCTGCCTCAGACCCGGCTCGTGCACGACGTCCAGTGCGTCACGGGCTGGCGGGTGCCGAAGACGCCGTTCGAAGGGGTACGGCTGTCCGCTCTGCTGGACGCCGCGGGCGTGCAGTCCTCCGCCGCCGCCGTCCGCTTCTCGTGCTTCGACGGGGCGTACACCGAGAGCCTCACCCTCGACCAGGCACGCCGCGACGACGTCCTGGTCGCCCTGAAGATGCAGGACAAGCCGGTGACACACGACCACGGCGGCCCGGTCCGGCTCTACGTCGCCCCCATGTACTTCTACAAGTCCGCGAAATGGCTCTCCGGCATCACCGTCACCCGGGACGTGCGCCCCGGGTACTGGGAGGAGCGCGGATACGACGTCGACGCCTGGGTCGGCCGGTCGAACGGACGCGACGATGCCCCCACGAGTTGA
- a CDS encoding APC family permease, with the protein MTTGSSSTSRPAAADGGAIPTFKGQERALRADRLGTTGLLLSVLAATAPLMVVAGVMPTTFGVMGVVGQPLLFVVLGVVLVLFSFGYAEMSRHVHNAGAFYAYISRGLGGTAGAAAAAVALVAYSALQFGIYGIFGFEVSGLFATYLDVQVAWWIPALAAVLVVGALGWLKIDVNARVLGVLLLIEVALVVIFDVAAVADPAKEGLSLHSFNPDTLTGAGVGTALCFCLAAFTGFEQAPVYAEETSRPHVLVPRVMFLAIGFVAVFFAVSSWAMTVAAGPSQIVPAAQKQSAGLLFWLTESLLGHTFTDVLHVLFVTGMFAAMLSFHNVVARYAFAMGREGLLPAAFGRTTGTSGAPGTGSLLQSAVSAVIVIAFAVADDKPNGDPTAPVLHLFTWFGSVGALGVTVLMVAASASVIVFFARRGSARAQAWRLATSAVAGLALLAIAAYTVKDFDVLVGTGPDSELGWLLPAIIGVALLLGLAQGLLLRSRKPEAHARIGLGNEAFRLEKAAESTA; encoded by the coding sequence ATGACGACCGGCAGTTCGAGCACGAGCAGACCGGCCGCCGCCGACGGCGGCGCCATCCCCACCTTCAAAGGGCAGGAACGCGCCCTGCGCGCCGACCGGCTCGGTACGACGGGCCTGCTGCTGTCCGTGCTGGCGGCGACCGCCCCCCTCATGGTCGTCGCAGGTGTCATGCCCACCACATTCGGGGTGATGGGCGTCGTCGGCCAGCCGCTGCTCTTCGTCGTCCTCGGCGTGGTGCTGGTCCTGTTCTCCTTCGGATACGCGGAGATGAGCCGCCACGTCCACAACGCGGGCGCGTTCTACGCGTACATCTCCCGAGGGCTCGGCGGCACGGCGGGCGCCGCCGCGGCGGCGGTGGCCCTCGTCGCCTACAGCGCGCTGCAGTTCGGGATCTACGGCATCTTCGGCTTCGAGGTCTCCGGACTGTTCGCCACCTATCTGGACGTCCAGGTGGCCTGGTGGATCCCGGCCCTGGCCGCCGTCCTCGTCGTCGGCGCACTCGGCTGGCTGAAGATCGACGTCAACGCGCGTGTGCTCGGCGTCCTGCTGCTGATCGAGGTCGCGCTCGTCGTGATCTTCGATGTCGCGGCCGTGGCCGATCCGGCCAAGGAGGGCCTGTCGCTGCACTCCTTCAACCCGGACACCCTCACCGGGGCGGGCGTCGGCACCGCGCTGTGCTTCTGCCTCGCCGCCTTCACCGGCTTCGAACAGGCACCCGTCTACGCCGAGGAGACCAGCCGCCCGCACGTGCTGGTGCCGCGGGTGATGTTCCTCGCGATCGGCTTCGTCGCCGTCTTCTTCGCGGTCAGCTCGTGGGCGATGACGGTCGCCGCAGGGCCCTCCCAGATCGTCCCGGCCGCGCAGAAGCAGAGCGCCGGCCTGCTGTTCTGGCTGACCGAGTCCCTGCTCGGGCACACCTTCACGGACGTGCTGCACGTGCTGTTCGTCACCGGCATGTTCGCGGCGATGCTCAGCTTCCACAACGTGGTCGCCCGGTACGCGTTCGCCATGGGCCGTGAGGGACTGCTGCCGGCCGCCTTCGGACGCACCACCGGCACCAGCGGCGCGCCCGGCACCGGCTCGCTGCTGCAGAGCGCGGTGTCCGCGGTGATCGTGATCGCGTTCGCGGTGGCCGACGACAAGCCGAACGGCGACCCGACCGCGCCGGTGCTGCACCTGTTCACCTGGTTCGGCAGCGTCGGAGCGCTCGGCGTCACCGTGCTGATGGTGGCCGCCTCCGCCTCCGTGATCGTCTTCTTCGCCCGCCGTGGCTCCGCCCGCGCCCAGGCCTGGCGGCTGGCCACCTCCGCGGTGGCAGGACTCGCCCTGCTGGCGATCGCCGCCTACACGGTCAAGGACTTCGACGTCCTGGTCGGCACGGGCCCGGACTCGGAACTCGGATGGCTGCTCCCCGCGATCATCGGCGTCGCTCTGCTGCTCGGCCTGGCCCAGGGCCTGCTGCTGCGCTCCCGCAAGCCCGAGGCGCACGCCCGCATCGGCCTGGGCAACGAGGCGTTCCGGCTGGAGAAGGCGGCGGAGTCGACGGCGTGA
- a CDS encoding FAD-binding dehydrogenase, whose translation MAYDADVIVIGAGLAGLTATAELVDAGRKVILLDQEPEQSMGGQAFWSFGGLFFVDSPEQRRLRIRDSHALALQDWMGTAAFDRPEDHWPRKWAEAYVDFAAGEKRAWLHGQGVRFFPVVGWAERGGYSATGHGNSVPRFHITWGTGPGVIAPFVRRVRAGVARGLVELKFRHRVTDLARSAGTVDTVTGEILEPSDAPRGKASSRTVTGAFELRAQAVIVTSGGIGGNHDLVRANWPKRLGNPPERMVSGVPAHVDGRMLGIAEEAGARLINRDRMWHYTEGLQNWNPIWDNHGIRILPGPSSLWLDARGRRLPVPLFPGFDTLGTLEHIMKTGYDHTWFVLDQKIIGKEFALSGSEQNPDLTGKSVRDVIVRARADVPGPVKAFMDHGVDFVVEKDLGALVRGMNALTKEPLIDEAELRREIVARDREILNPFTKDLQVTAIRGARRFLGDRLIRTAAPHRILDPKAGPLIAVRLNILTRKTLGGLETDLSSRVLTEGGAPLPGVYAAGEAAGFGGGGVHGYRSLEGTFLGGCLFSGRTAGRAAAKAVG comes from the coding sequence ATGGCCTACGACGCTGATGTCATCGTGATCGGGGCAGGCCTCGCCGGGCTCACCGCGACCGCCGAACTGGTGGACGCCGGCCGGAAGGTCATCCTGCTCGACCAGGAACCCGAGCAGTCGATGGGGGGCCAGGCGTTCTGGTCCTTCGGGGGCCTCTTCTTCGTGGACTCCCCGGAACAGCGCCGCCTCAGGATCCGCGACAGCCACGCGCTCGCCCTCCAGGACTGGATGGGCACGGCCGCCTTCGACCGTCCCGAGGACCACTGGCCGCGCAAGTGGGCCGAGGCGTACGTCGACTTCGCGGCGGGCGAGAAGCGGGCCTGGCTGCACGGGCAGGGCGTGCGCTTCTTCCCGGTGGTCGGCTGGGCCGAACGCGGGGGCTACTCCGCCACCGGGCACGGCAACTCCGTTCCCCGCTTCCACATCACCTGGGGGACCGGGCCCGGGGTGATCGCCCCGTTCGTGCGGCGGGTGCGGGCCGGTGTCGCGCGCGGCCTCGTCGAACTGAAGTTCCGTCACCGCGTCACCGACCTCGCGCGTAGCGCGGGCACCGTCGACACCGTCACCGGCGAGATCCTGGAGCCCTCGGACGCGCCGCGGGGCAAGGCCAGCAGCCGCACGGTCACCGGCGCCTTCGAACTGCGGGCCCAGGCGGTGATCGTCACCTCGGGCGGTATCGGCGGCAACCACGACCTGGTCCGCGCCAACTGGCCGAAGCGCCTCGGCAACCCGCCGGAGCGCATGGTCTCCGGCGTGCCCGCGCACGTCGACGGCAGGATGCTCGGCATCGCCGAGGAGGCGGGCGCCCGCCTGATCAACCGCGACCGCATGTGGCACTACACCGAGGGCCTGCAGAACTGGAACCCCATCTGGGACAACCACGGCATCCGCATCCTGCCCGGCCCGTCCTCCCTCTGGCTGGACGCCCGCGGCCGCCGGCTGCCCGTCCCCCTCTTCCCCGGCTTCGACACGCTCGGCACTCTCGAGCACATCATGAAGACCGGGTACGACCACACGTGGTTCGTGCTCGACCAGAAGATCATCGGCAAGGAGTTCGCGCTCTCCGGCTCGGAGCAGAACCCCGACCTCACCGGCAAGTCGGTCCGGGACGTGATCGTGCGGGCCCGCGCCGACGTGCCCGGGCCGGTGAAGGCGTTCATGGACCACGGCGTCGACTTCGTCGTCGAGAAGGACCTCGGCGCGCTGGTGCGCGGCATGAACGCGCTCACCAAGGAACCGCTCATCGACGAGGCCGAGCTGCGCCGCGAGATCGTCGCGCGCGACCGGGAGATCCTCAACCCCTTCACCAAGGACCTCCAGGTGACCGCGATACGCGGGGCCCGCCGCTTCCTCGGTGACCGGCTGATCCGTACGGCGGCACCGCACCGCATCCTCGACCCCAAGGCGGGCCCGCTGATCGCGGTGCGCCTCAACATCCTCACCCGCAAGACGCTCGGCGGCCTGGAGACCGACCTGTCCTCCCGGGTGCTGACCGAGGGCGGCGCTCCGCTGCCGGGCGTGTACGCGGCCGGGGAGGCGGCGGGCTTCGGGGGCGGCGGGGTGCACGGCTACCGCTCCCTGGAGGGCACGTTCCTCGGCGGCTGCCTGTTCTCGGGACGCACCGCCGGACGTGCGGCGGCCAAGGCGGTCGGCTGA
- a CDS encoding DMT family transporter has protein sequence MSVLVLALAVSAAFCLGTGFVLQQNAAQQAPLSDFLSPRLLLDLMRVPRWLGGIGLMVAGMILSAVALSQGEISLVEPLVATNLLFALALSRWQTKQPLGRQGWAGLVLLAGGVTTFIVAGRPRAGDAVTDPVRHWVIIGAMVGAALVLTTYAKKSRMIIGPLLLALAAGLLYGVQDALTRVSGQRLTMGGWTEFITGWQPYVVLVLGVTGLVLVQSAFETAPLRMSLPALTAAQPLAGIACGVGFLGDRLRTDTGALAWEAAGLAAIVLGIVLLGLHPAMPRGLGEVEREKDLQPG, from the coding sequence GTGTCGGTACTGGTTCTGGCTCTCGCCGTGAGCGCGGCCTTCTGCCTGGGCACCGGGTTCGTCCTGCAGCAGAACGCCGCCCAGCAGGCACCGCTCAGCGACTTCCTCTCCCCCCGGCTGCTGCTGGACCTGATGAGGGTGCCGCGCTGGCTCGGCGGTATCGGACTGATGGTGGCGGGCATGATCCTCAGCGCGGTCGCGCTGTCCCAGGGCGAGATCTCGCTGGTCGAGCCGCTGGTCGCCACGAACCTGCTGTTCGCGCTCGCCCTCTCCCGCTGGCAGACCAAGCAGCCGCTGGGCCGTCAGGGCTGGGCCGGGCTGGTGCTGCTGGCCGGCGGTGTCACGACGTTCATCGTGGCGGGCCGCCCCAGAGCGGGCGACGCGGTCACCGATCCGGTACGGCACTGGGTGATCATCGGGGCGATGGTCGGCGCAGCGCTGGTGCTGACGACGTATGCGAAGAAGTCCCGGATGATCATCGGACCGTTGCTGCTGGCGCTGGCGGCCGGTCTGTTGTATGGCGTTCAGGACGCGCTCACCCGGGTCAGCGGGCAGCGTCTGACGATGGGCGGGTGGACGGAGTTCATCACGGGCTGGCAGCCGTACGTGGTGCTGGTGCTGGGGGTGACCGGACTGGTGCTGGTGCAGAGCGCGTTCGAGACGGCGCCGCTGCGGATGTCCCTGCCGGCGCTGACCGCGGCCCAGCCGCTGGCCGGGATCGCCTGCGGGGTGGGCTTCCTCGGCGACCGCCTGCGCACCGACACGGGCGCGCTCGCCTGGGAGGCGGCCGGGCTCGCGGCGATCGTGCTGGGCATCGTGCTGCTCGGGTTGCACCCGGCGATGCCGCGGGGCCTGGGCGAGGTCGAACGGGAGAAGGACCTGCAGCCGGGGTGA
- a CDS encoding NUDIX hydrolase, which translates to MSAADELLDIVDEDDRVVGQSPRGEAYARGLRHRCVFVLARDGDGRVFVHRRTSTKLVFPSLYDMFVGGVVGAGETYDDAALREAEEELGVGGLPRPEPLFKFLYDDGAGRTWWSSVYQVRCDLPVNPQAEEVAWHAFLPEDEVERRLSQWEWVPDGLAAYRRLKEYRRSTD; encoded by the coding sequence ATGAGTGCCGCTGATGAGCTTCTTGACATCGTGGACGAGGACGACCGGGTCGTCGGGCAGTCGCCGCGCGGCGAGGCCTACGCACGGGGGCTGCGGCACCGGTGCGTGTTCGTGCTGGCGCGCGATGGCGACGGGCGGGTCTTCGTGCACCGCCGCACCTCTACCAAACTCGTGTTCCCCTCCCTCTACGACATGTTCGTCGGCGGCGTCGTCGGCGCGGGAGAGACCTACGACGACGCCGCCCTGCGCGAGGCGGAGGAGGAACTCGGCGTCGGCGGACTCCCCCGGCCCGAGCCGCTGTTCAAGTTCCTGTACGACGACGGCGCCGGACGGACCTGGTGGTCCTCGGTCTACCAGGTCCGCTGCGACCTGCCGGTGAACCCCCAGGCGGAGGAGGTCGCCTGGCACGCCTTCCTGCCTGAGGACGAGGTGGAACGGCGGCTGTCGCAGTGGGAGTGGGTCCCGGACGGGCTCGCCGCCTACCGGCGGCTCAAGGAGTACCGCCGGTCAACCGACTGA
- a CDS encoding YidH family protein: MIEFVRNVRLWFAPQEVREEGRTPDYRFSLANERTFLAWLRTALALIGGGFAVDQFLPGLRWAWRVGLALALLGSGVLCSLRAINHWVRCERAMRRGEDLPASRFPAVLSLAIAVVAVAMVVVVLVGWAG, encoded by the coding sequence GTGATCGAATTCGTACGGAACGTCCGGCTGTGGTTCGCGCCCCAGGAAGTCCGTGAGGAAGGCCGTACGCCCGACTACCGCTTCTCCCTGGCCAACGAGCGCACGTTCCTGGCCTGGTTGCGCACCGCGCTCGCGCTGATCGGCGGCGGCTTCGCCGTGGACCAGTTCCTGCCCGGCCTGCGCTGGGCCTGGCGCGTGGGGCTCGCACTCGCGCTGCTCGGCTCGGGGGTGCTGTGCTCGCTGCGGGCCATCAACCACTGGGTGCGCTGCGAGCGGGCGATGAGGCGCGGCGAGGACCTTCCCGCCTCCCGCTTCCCGGCGGTGCTCAGCCTCGCCATCGCCGTGGTGGCCGTCGCCATGGTCGTGGTCGTGCTCGTCGGCTGGGCCGGATGA
- a CDS encoding DUF202 domain-containing protein codes for MNAPAGQRDPGLQPERTRLAWRRTTLSCTVAAVLAAKTALHGRTTGGFVAVALCCLLWLGFLALAGRRIRALATAEPGRPPRLTPRHAAAATLCTAALAVCAAALVF; via the coding sequence ATGAACGCCCCGGCCGGTCAGCGCGACCCGGGGCTCCAGCCCGAGCGCACCCGGCTCGCATGGCGCCGTACCACCTTGTCCTGCACCGTGGCCGCAGTCCTGGCCGCAAAGACGGCACTGCACGGCAGGACGACGGGCGGCTTCGTCGCCGTCGCGCTGTGCTGCCTGCTCTGGCTCGGCTTCCTGGCTCTGGCCGGGCGACGCATCCGCGCCCTGGCGACCGCCGAGCCAGGCCGCCCCCCACGGCTCACGCCCCGCCACGCCGCGGCAGCGACCCTGTGCACGGCCGCGCTCGCGGTGTGCGCGGCGGCCCTGGTTTTCTGA
- a CDS encoding MBL fold metallo-hydrolase, with product MAAAEPYTVALADDVHAYVQPDGGWCLNNAGFVSDGTATLLVDTTATERRTRALGAAIAATGAPAPRVVVNTHHHGDHTYGNAFFAPAAMIVSHADCRREALAAGHNLPLIWPTIDYGDVRIQGADLTYRDHTTVHAGAVDAEVIHPGVGHTVGDSVVWLPHRRVLFTGDLVFEGGTPFFLMGSLSGSLRALERLRALGAETVVPGHGPVTDPSAFDRTERYLRFVAEVAQKHHAAGRTPLEAARSTDLGEFAEWRESERLVANLHRAYAELDGLAEGAPVDPLPAFRDMAVMNGGEMMASHA from the coding sequence ATGGCCGCGGCTGAGCCGTACACGGTCGCACTAGCCGACGACGTACACGCCTATGTCCAGCCGGACGGCGGCTGGTGCCTGAACAACGCCGGGTTCGTGAGCGACGGGACGGCCACCCTGCTGGTGGACACGACCGCGACCGAGCGACGCACCCGTGCCCTGGGCGCGGCGATCGCTGCGACCGGCGCCCCGGCGCCGCGGGTCGTGGTCAACACCCACCACCACGGCGACCACACGTACGGCAACGCCTTCTTCGCGCCGGCCGCGATGATCGTCTCGCACGCCGACTGCCGCCGGGAAGCGCTCGCCGCCGGGCACAACCTGCCTCTGATCTGGCCCACGATCGACTACGGGGACGTCCGCATACAGGGTGCCGACCTGACGTACCGGGACCACACGACGGTGCACGCGGGCGCGGTGGACGCCGAGGTGATCCACCCCGGCGTCGGGCACACCGTCGGCGACTCGGTGGTCTGGCTGCCGCACCGGCGCGTGCTGTTCACCGGCGACCTGGTCTTCGAGGGCGGCACGCCGTTCTTCCTGATGGGGTCGCTCAGCGGCTCCCTGCGCGCGCTGGAACGGCTGCGCGCGCTCGGCGCCGAGACGGTGGTGCCCGGGCACGGGCCGGTGACCGATCCGTCGGCGTTCGACCGTACGGAGCGCTATCTGCGGTTCGTCGCCGAGGTCGCGCAGAAGCACCACGCGGCGGGCCGTACGCCGCTCGAGGCGGCGCGGTCCACGGATCTCGGGGAGTTCGCCGAGTGGCGGGAGAGCGAGCGGCTGGTGGCCAACCTGCACCGCGCCTACGCCGAGCTGGACGGCCTGGCCGAGGGGGCGCCTGTCGATCCGCTGCCCGCGTTCCGGGACATGGCGGTCATGAACGGCGGGGAGATGATGGCCAGCCATGCGTGA
- a CDS encoding phosphotransferase family protein, with the protein MSPDHPPGLDLGRLRGLLDAERPGLVNGPLTGRLIEGGRSNLTYAVSDGTARWVVRRPPLGHVLATAHDMRREHRVISALHPTPVPVPRPVLLCEDESVLGAPFYVMDFVEGTPYRTAEQLAPLGPERTRNAILGLVDTLVELHAVDPEAVGLADFGRPEGFLDRQLRRWGKQLDASRNRELPGIDELHAALGRALPDSPAPAVIHGDYRLDNVLLGDDDRITAILDWEMSTLGDPLTDLGLLVMYSVPLGTPDSPVSTTAEAPGHPDPAELIERYAARSGRDVSAVSWYTAFAWFKLAVILEGIHYRYTLGQTVGRGFDRIGELVPVFIEHGLTTLQEG; encoded by the coding sequence ATGAGCCCAGACCACCCGCCGGGTCTCGATCTCGGCCGGCTGCGCGGCCTGCTCGACGCCGAGCGGCCCGGCCTGGTGAACGGCCCCCTGACCGGGCGGCTGATCGAGGGCGGGCGGTCCAACCTCACCTACGCCGTCTCGGACGGCACGGCGCGGTGGGTCGTACGCCGTCCCCCGCTCGGCCACGTCCTGGCCACCGCGCACGACATGAGGCGCGAGCACCGGGTGATCAGCGCGCTGCACCCCACGCCGGTGCCGGTGCCGCGCCCGGTGCTGCTGTGCGAGGACGAGTCGGTCCTCGGCGCCCCCTTCTACGTGATGGACTTCGTCGAGGGCACGCCCTACCGCACCGCCGAGCAGCTCGCGCCGCTCGGCCCGGAGCGCACCCGGAACGCGATCCTCGGCCTGGTGGACACGCTCGTCGAGCTGCACGCAGTGGACCCCGAAGCGGTGGGTCTTGCCGACTTCGGCCGCCCGGAGGGCTTCCTGGACCGCCAACTGCGCCGCTGGGGAAAGCAGTTGGACGCCTCCCGCAACCGGGAACTGCCCGGCATCGACGAGCTGCACGCGGCGCTCGGCCGCGCACTGCCCGACTCCCCCGCGCCGGCCGTGATCCACGGCGACTACCGCCTGGACAACGTTCTCCTCGGTGACGACGACAGGATCACCGCCATCCTGGACTGGGAGATGTCCACGCTCGGCGACCCGCTGACCGACCTGGGTCTGCTGGTGATGTACAGCGTGCCGCTCGGAACTCCCGACTCCCCCGTCTCCACGACCGCCGAGGCCCCGGGTCACCCCGATCCGGCCGAGCTGATCGAGCGGTACGCGGCCCGCTCGGGGCGCGACGTCTCCGCCGTCTCCTGGTACACGGCGTTCGCCTGGTTCAAGCTCGCCGTGATCCTCGAAGGCATCCACTACCGCTACACGCTCGGCCAGACGGTCGGGCGGGGCTTCGACCGCATCGGCGAGCTGGTGCCCGTCTTCATCGAGCACGGCCTGACCACCCTGCAGGAAGGCTGA
- a CDS encoding acyl-CoA dehydrogenase — protein sequence MDFAFDARTEELRAKLLAFMDEYVYPAEAVAHEQRARLDSPWDTPPVVEELKAEARRQGLWNLFLPDAEYGAGLTNLQYAPLAEITGRSPQLAPTVTNCAAPDTGNMEVLAQFGDEQQKKQWLEPLLAGEIRSAFAMTEPEVASSDATNITTRIERDGDEYVITGRKWYISGAMNPDCRILIVMGKTDPDGPDIRRQQSMVLVPRDTPGVTVKRAMQVYGYEDHYHGGHAEVVFDHARVPVANLIGEEGGGFAIAQARLGPGRIHHCMRLIGMAERAIELMCRRAVSRTAFGKALAQQGVVHNWIADARVAVEQLRLLVLKTAWMMDTVGNKGAHTEIQAIKIATPRTVVDIIDKAVQLHGAGGVSQDFPLAELWAAARTLRLADGPDEVHQRSLAWRELKKYL from the coding sequence ATGGACTTCGCGTTCGACGCGCGCACCGAGGAGCTGCGCGCCAAGCTGCTCGCCTTCATGGACGAGTACGTCTATCCGGCGGAGGCCGTCGCCCACGAGCAGCGTGCGCGGCTCGACTCGCCGTGGGACACCCCGCCGGTCGTCGAGGAGCTGAAGGCCGAGGCGCGCCGGCAGGGCCTGTGGAACCTCTTCCTGCCGGACGCCGAGTACGGCGCCGGGCTCACCAACCTCCAGTACGCCCCGCTCGCCGAGATCACCGGCCGCTCCCCGCAGCTGGCGCCCACCGTGACGAACTGTGCGGCGCCCGACACCGGCAACATGGAGGTCCTCGCGCAGTTCGGCGACGAGCAGCAGAAGAAGCAGTGGCTGGAGCCGCTGCTGGCCGGGGAGATCCGCTCGGCGTTCGCGATGACCGAGCCGGAGGTGGCCTCCTCGGACGCCACGAACATCACCACGCGCATCGAGCGGGACGGCGACGAGTACGTCATCACCGGCCGCAAGTGGTACATCTCCGGGGCGATGAACCCCGACTGCCGGATCCTCATCGTGATGGGCAAGACGGACCCGGACGGGCCGGACATCCGCCGCCAGCAGTCCATGGTGCTGGTCCCCCGCGACACGCCGGGTGTCACGGTCAAGCGCGCGATGCAGGTGTACGGCTACGAGGACCACTACCACGGCGGCCACGCCGAGGTCGTCTTCGACCACGCGCGTGTGCCGGTCGCCAACCTGATCGGTGAGGAGGGCGGCGGCTTCGCCATCGCCCAGGCGCGGCTGGGCCCGGGCCGGATCCACCACTGCATGCGGCTGATCGGCATGGCGGAGCGGGCGATCGAGCTCATGTGCAGGCGGGCGGTGTCCCGTACGGCGTTCGGCAAGGCGCTCGCCCAGCAGGGCGTGGTGCACAACTGGATCGCCGACGCGCGCGTGGCCGTGGAGCAGTTGCGGCTGCTGGTGCTGAAGACGGCGTGGATGATGGACACGGTGGGCAACAAGGGCGCGCACACCGAGATCCAGGCGATCAAGATCGCCACTCCGCGCACGGTCGTCGACATCATCGACAAGGCGGTCCAGCTGCACGGCGCGGGCGGGGTGAGCCAGGACTTCCCGCTGGCCGAACTCTGGGCGGCGGCCCGCACCCTGCGGCTCGCGGACGGCCCGGACGAGGTCCACCAGCGGTCGCTGGCGTGGCGGGAGCTGAAGAAGTACCTGTGA
- a CDS encoding TetR/AcrR family transcriptional regulator, giving the protein MPRTTDGDGTPVPQRLLAAATRLFAEQGYDRTSVQEIVEAAGVTKGALYHYFGSKDDLLHEVYARVLRVQQERLDAFADADEPVEKRVRDAAADVVVTTIENLDDAMIFFRSMHHLSPEKNKQVRAERRRYHERFRALIEEGQKEGVFSTATPADLVVDYHFGSVHHLSTWYRPDGPLSPREVADHLADLLLRALRP; this is encoded by the coding sequence GTGCCAAGAACGACGGACGGGGACGGGACGCCGGTCCCGCAGCGGCTCCTGGCCGCCGCCACGCGGCTCTTCGCAGAGCAGGGCTACGACCGAACGTCCGTGCAGGAGATCGTCGAGGCGGCAGGCGTCACCAAGGGCGCGCTGTACCACTACTTCGGCTCCAAGGACGATCTGCTGCACGAGGTGTACGCGCGCGTGCTGCGTGTCCAGCAGGAGCGGCTGGACGCCTTCGCGGACGCCGACGAGCCGGTGGAGAAGCGCGTGAGGGACGCGGCAGCCGACGTCGTCGTCACCACGATCGAGAACCTCGACGACGCGATGATCTTCTTCCGGTCCATGCACCACCTCAGCCCGGAGAAGAACAAGCAGGTCCGCGCGGAGCGGCGCCGCTACCACGAGCGGTTCCGCGCGCTGATCGAGGAGGGCCAGAAGGAGGGGGTGTTCTCCACCGCCACCCCGGCCGACCTGGTCGTCGACTACCACTTCGGCTCGGTGCACCACCTGTCGACCTGGTACCGCCCCGACGGCCCGCTCAGCCCCCGGGAGGTCGCCGACCACCTGGCGGACCTGCTGCTGAGGGCGCTGCGGCCGTAG